A region of Subdoligranulum variabile DNA encodes the following proteins:
- a CDS encoding peptidoglycan DD-metalloendopeptidase family protein: MPLFRLLQNPLGDFLYAVGFFVEYTLVRLFRRLRMVFCWLRRALGNLLLLALRPPIQALLDLGVALHSPGRFLLGYLLPAAATIGLILLVRAGLSLPFALRVTVNGQTVGYVASEEAFDNARADVLARVNSARELLAADRQTLSWDLEPSYTLSISDVTMTESEVANEILRISGSEISEATAVYVDGVLCFVTTEGDHLRRYLNSIKAPWEDPTSQTTRVSFVHGLRLVDGIYLTDSVVPYADVLAALQANDGEDLQVKVSERITETQEIPYDTETQEDSELDFGKSETVQEGVPGSEAVTRELTYINGTLVDDQVVDVQVQQSPTPEIIRRGTRLKNGMIGKLGTGTFIWPVPGYRTISRWANLQVRGGHRGVDIAAPYGTPIYASDSGTVVEVVNMHPSWGNYVTIDHGNGYKTLYAHMSSFAVSLGDTVSQGQVIGYVGSTGDSTGNHCHFEMSYNNVLFSAYDVFPNMPIKNPDF; this comes from the coding sequence ATGCCGCTTTTTCGCTTGCTGCAAAATCCACTGGGGGATTTTCTCTACGCTGTTGGATTTTTTGTGGAATATACCCTGGTCCGGCTTTTCCGCAGGCTGCGCATGGTGTTTTGCTGGCTGCGCCGGGCCCTGGGCAATCTGTTGCTGCTGGCGCTGCGTCCGCCTATCCAGGCGCTGCTGGACCTTGGTGTCGCGCTGCATTCTCCGGGACGATTCCTCCTCGGGTATCTCCTGCCGGCAGCCGCCACAATCGGGCTCATCCTGCTGGTCCGTGCAGGGCTGTCCCTCCCCTTCGCCCTGCGGGTGACCGTCAACGGGCAGACGGTAGGGTACGTTGCCAGCGAAGAGGCTTTCGACAATGCCCGCGCCGATGTGCTGGCCCGTGTGAACTCCGCCCGGGAGCTGCTGGCTGCCGACCGCCAGACATTGTCCTGGGATCTGGAGCCCAGCTATACGCTGTCCATCAGCGATGTGACCATGACGGAAAGCGAAGTGGCCAACGAGATCCTGCGCATCAGCGGCAGCGAGATCAGCGAAGCCACCGCCGTTTATGTGGACGGCGTGCTGTGCTTCGTGACTACCGAGGGAGATCATCTGCGCCGGTATCTGAACAGTATCAAAGCCCCGTGGGAGGATCCCACCAGCCAGACCACACGGGTCAGTTTTGTGCACGGGCTGCGGTTGGTGGACGGCATCTATCTGACGGATTCGGTGGTCCCCTATGCCGATGTTCTGGCCGCCCTGCAGGCCAATGACGGAGAAGACCTCCAGGTGAAGGTCAGTGAGCGTATCACGGAAACCCAGGAGATTCCCTATGACACCGAGACCCAGGAGGACAGCGAGCTGGATTTCGGCAAAAGCGAAACCGTGCAGGAAGGCGTTCCCGGCAGCGAGGCCGTCACCCGGGAACTGACCTACATCAACGGAACCCTCGTGGACGACCAGGTCGTGGATGTCCAGGTGCAGCAGTCCCCCACCCCGGAAATCATCCGCCGGGGCACCCGGCTGAAAAACGGCATGATCGGCAAACTGGGCACCGGCACCTTCATCTGGCCGGTGCCGGGGTACCGGACCATTTCCCGCTGGGCCAACCTGCAGGTTCGCGGCGGCCACCGCGGCGTGGACATTGCTGCCCCCTACGGCACACCGATCTATGCCTCCGACAGTGGCACCGTGGTGGAGGTTGTGAACATGCACCCCAGCTGGGGCAACTATGTGACCATCGATCACGGCAACGGGTACAAAACGCTGTATGCCCATATGTCCTCTTTTGCCGTTTCCCTGGGCGATACCGTAAGCCAGGGACAGGTCATCGGCTATGTGGGGTCCACCGGCGACTCCACCGGCAACCATTGTCATTTCGAGATGAGTTACAACAACGTCCTGTTCAGCGCCTATGACGTCTTCCCCAATATGCCGATCAAGAATCCCGACTTCTGA
- a CDS encoding iron-containing alcohol dehydrogenase — translation MARFTLPRDLYHGPNALEALKTLPGKRAMICVGGGSMKRFGFLDRAEAYLKEAGMEVALFEGIEPDPSVETVMKGAAAMQKFQPDWIVAIGGGSPIDAAKAMWIKYEYPDITFEDMCKVFGIPPLRRKAHFCAISSTSGTATEVTAFSIITDYAKGIKYPIADFEITPDVAIVDPELAHTMPKKLVAHTGMDAMTHAIEAYVSTANCDFTDPLALHAIEMIQADLVGSYNGDMTKRDAMHNAQCLAGMAFSNALLGIVHSMAHKTGAAFADYGAHIIHGAANAMYLPKVIAFNAKDPTAKKRYGVIADKMHLGGENDDEKVALLIKYLRGMNDDLNIPHCIGHYGADSFPCEQGFVPEEVFLERLPEIAKNAIGDACTGSNPRQPSQEEMEKLLKCCYYDTEVDF, via the coding sequence ATGGCAAGATTTACTTTACCCCGCGACCTGTATCACGGCCCCAATGCACTGGAAGCCCTGAAAACGCTCCCCGGCAAGCGCGCGATGATCTGTGTCGGCGGCGGTTCTATGAAACGCTTTGGATTCCTGGATCGTGCCGAGGCCTACTTAAAAGAAGCCGGTATGGAAGTTGCCCTGTTTGAAGGAATCGAGCCCGATCCGTCGGTAGAGACCGTCATGAAGGGTGCAGCTGCCATGCAGAAATTCCAGCCGGACTGGATCGTCGCCATCGGCGGCGGCTCCCCCATCGACGCAGCCAAGGCCATGTGGATCAAGTACGAATATCCTGACATCACCTTCGAGGATATGTGCAAGGTCTTCGGCATTCCGCCGCTGCGCCGCAAAGCACATTTCTGCGCGATTTCCTCCACCTCCGGCACCGCCACCGAAGTCACTGCGTTCTCCATCATCACAGACTATGCCAAGGGCATCAAGTATCCCATTGCGGACTTTGAGATCACCCCTGACGTGGCCATCGTCGATCCCGAACTGGCTCACACCATGCCCAAAAAGCTGGTGGCCCACACCGGTATGGACGCCATGACCCACGCCATCGAGGCCTATGTTTCCACGGCGAACTGCGACTTTACCGATCCGCTGGCCCTGCATGCCATCGAAATGATTCAGGCGGATCTGGTGGGCAGCTACAACGGCGATATGACCAAGCGAGACGCCATGCACAATGCCCAGTGTCTGGCCGGCATGGCTTTCTCCAACGCTCTTCTGGGCATCGTCCACAGCATGGCGCACAAGACCGGCGCAGCCTTTGCCGACTACGGTGCCCACATCATCCACGGTGCGGCCAATGCCATGTACCTGCCCAAGGTCATCGCCTTCAACGCCAAGGACCCCACCGCCAAGAAGCGCTACGGCGTCATCGCCGACAAGATGCACCTGGGCGGTGAGAACGATGACGAGAAGGTCGCCCTGCTGATCAAGTATCTGCGCGGCATGAACGACGACCTGAACATCCCGCACTGCATTGGTCACTATGGTGCCGATTCTTTCCCCTGCGAGCAAGGCTTTGTGCCCGAGGAAGTGTTCCTGGAGCGCCTGCCTGAGATTGCCAAGAACGCCATCGGCGATGCATGCACCGGGTCCAACCCGCGGCAACCCTCCCAGGAGGAAATGGAAAAGCTGCTGAAATGCTGCTACTATGATACCGAGGTAGACTTCTGA
- a CDS encoding murein hydrolase activator EnvC family protein, protein MSYSHLRCAVAALLFLLLVVAALPAAAEDRQQSLSEQKTQAQQEYENAQKELSEIQEQQAETESQIGQLEGQAATVAAQLQNVYASLQEAERELLTRQAEANQAAEALVQKQAEYNDCLGRSKEQMRAMQMLEGDGAIGLLAQAKSLYQLLTFSEVLQQIVSKNNEVLTDLRVQAQALEEARQQAEAAAQEAESAKLALDAQQNQLDSMQDALETALQQANETWSAQESAEQAQAVMTEAARKAYEEATAALDAYVRAQSDRYTTDDLILTSLDFRCPLDSYSMITTQFGEADPWGIPHRGTDFAAPNGTPIYAIADGIISAAGPVNSYGNCVQVSHGTAGDGSRYDSLYAHMSRIAVSQGQAVHKGDVIGYVGNTGNVFGANGGYHLHLELRVNGSRVNPLAYVPQ, encoded by the coding sequence ATGTCGTACTCCCATCTGCGTTGTGCCGTCGCCGCTTTGCTGTTCTTACTGTTGGTTGTGGCCGCTCTGCCGGCGGCCGCTGAGGACCGCCAGCAATCACTTAGCGAACAGAAAACGCAGGCACAACAGGAATATGAAAACGCGCAAAAGGAATTGTCCGAAATCCAGGAGCAGCAGGCGGAGACCGAATCCCAGATCGGACAGTTGGAGGGGCAGGCCGCGACGGTAGCCGCCCAGCTCCAGAATGTATATGCTTCCCTGCAGGAAGCCGAGCGGGAATTGCTGACACGCCAGGCAGAGGCAAACCAGGCCGCTGAGGCGCTGGTTCAGAAGCAGGCCGAATACAATGACTGTCTGGGGCGCAGCAAAGAGCAGATGCGCGCCATGCAGATGCTGGAGGGCGACGGAGCCATCGGTTTGCTGGCCCAGGCCAAAAGCCTGTATCAGCTGCTGACATTTTCCGAAGTTTTGCAGCAGATCGTTTCCAAAAACAATGAGGTCCTCACCGACCTGCGTGTTCAGGCCCAGGCCCTGGAGGAAGCCCGCCAGCAGGCAGAGGCCGCCGCACAGGAGGCAGAATCCGCCAAACTTGCATTGGATGCGCAGCAGAACCAGCTGGACAGCATGCAGGATGCGCTGGAAACCGCCCTTCAGCAGGCCAATGAGACATGGAGTGCCCAGGAATCCGCCGAGCAAGCCCAGGCGGTCATGACCGAAGCGGCCAGGAAAGCTTACGAGGAGGCCACCGCTGCCCTGGACGCCTATGTGCGTGCCCAAAGCGACCGCTACACCACCGATGACCTGATTTTGACCAGCCTCGATTTTCGCTGCCCCTTGGACAGCTACAGCATGATCACCACACAATTCGGAGAGGCGGATCCCTGGGGCATCCCCCACCGGGGAACGGACTTTGCCGCCCCCAACGGCACGCCGATCTACGCCATTGCTGACGGCATCATCAGTGCGGCCGGGCCGGTGAACAGCTACGGCAACTGTGTGCAGGTCAGCCATGGTACCGCCGGGGACGGCAGCCGCTATGACAGCTTGTACGCCCATATGAGCCGCATTGCCGTCAGTCAGGGACAAGCGGTGCACAAGGGGGATGTCATCGGCTATGTGGGCAACACCGGCAATGTATTCGGTGCCAACGGCGGTTATCATCTGCATCTGGAGCTGCGGGTCAACGGCAGCCGCGTAAATCCGCTGGCCTACGTGCCGCAATAA
- a CDS encoding peptidoglycan D,D-transpeptidase FtsI family protein, whose translation MRHLTPLQNRLMRRRAHILAGILALVCFGGLLVRLFLLQVMDPDGYAARAADQQLRGATLPAPRGKIYSSDGTLLAASETCWTIRASPRELDDALVEPAARALSEILEIEYEDTLEKFSQRTSNDCLLRRRVDREMAEAVRSWCIENGAEGIQIRQDTKRVYPEGDFMGGILGFTDVDNAGLWGLELKYNEELTGQNGEILTAKNAWGYDMPTHYQTLVDAVPGNTLTLTIDANIQHWLESAMDAAVREHNVAQRGVGIVMDVQTGAILAMTSQPDYDPNTPRQIINEEIRAQVDALTGEARSAALQEAQQTQWRNKAISDLYEPGSVFKLITAAAALDTGVCTPTDTFVCAGKINVAGTWFRCANGHIHGVETFAQGLAVSCNPCFIQIGARLGKENFCNYFEAFGLREATGIDLPGEIKRSEYYTADRMGLVQSFGLLKNNE comes from the coding sequence ATGCGTCATCTGACCCCGCTGCAAAATCGTCTGATGCGCCGGCGGGCCCATATTCTGGCAGGCATTCTGGCGCTGGTCTGCTTCGGCGGGCTGCTGGTGCGACTGTTCCTTCTGCAGGTGATGGATCCGGATGGGTATGCGGCCCGTGCGGCAGATCAGCAGCTGCGCGGTGCAACGCTGCCGGCGCCCCGGGGGAAAATCTATTCCTCCGATGGTACGTTGCTGGCAGCCAGTGAAACCTGTTGGACGATCCGGGCGTCTCCCCGGGAACTGGACGATGCGCTGGTGGAACCGGCAGCCCGGGCATTGAGCGAGATTCTGGAAATTGAGTATGAGGACACGCTGGAAAAATTCAGCCAGCGGACCTCCAATGACTGCCTGCTGCGACGCCGTGTGGACCGCGAAATGGCCGAGGCCGTGCGCAGCTGGTGTATTGAAAACGGAGCCGAAGGAATCCAGATCCGGCAGGACACCAAGCGTGTCTACCCGGAAGGGGATTTTATGGGAGGCATTCTGGGCTTTACCGATGTGGACAATGCAGGGCTGTGGGGGCTGGAGCTGAAGTACAATGAGGAACTCACCGGACAGAACGGAGAAATTCTGACGGCCAAAAATGCCTGGGGGTACGATATGCCCACCCATTACCAGACACTGGTGGACGCAGTGCCTGGCAATACGCTGACACTGACCATCGATGCCAATATCCAACACTGGCTGGAAAGCGCGATGGATGCCGCCGTACGGGAACACAATGTGGCGCAGCGCGGTGTGGGCATTGTCATGGATGTGCAGACGGGGGCGATTCTGGCCATGACCAGCCAGCCGGATTACGACCCCAATACACCGCGGCAGATCATCAACGAGGAGATTCGTGCCCAGGTGGATGCGCTGACCGGGGAAGCGCGCAGTGCAGCCCTGCAGGAGGCGCAGCAGACCCAGTGGCGCAACAAGGCCATCAGCGATCTGTATGAACCGGGCAGCGTATTCAAACTCATTACGGCAGCTGCGGCGCTGGACACCGGCGTCTGTACCCCGACCGATACCTTTGTCTGCGCCGGCAAAATCAATGTGGCGGGGACCTGGTTTCGCTGCGCCAACGGGCATATCCACGGCGTGGAGACTTTTGCCCAGGGACTGGCCGTCAGCTGCAACCCTTGCTTCATTCAAATTGGGGCGCGGCTTGGCAAGGAAAACTTCTGCAACTATTTCGAGGCTTTTGGTCTGCGGGAGGCTACCGGCATAGACTTGCCGGGCGAGATCAAGCGCAGCGAATACTATACCGCCGATCGGATGGGGCTGGTACAGAGTTTTGGACTATTAAAAAATAACGAATAA